One Brassica napus cultivar Da-Ae chromosome A1, Da-Ae, whole genome shotgun sequence genomic region harbors:
- the LOC106402061 gene encoding ketohexokinase, which produces MMCFTHLTPLPLFSAVSLPSSRRHFTSFRTRMSSSSIDSAPPPPPPPGNGIVLGCGGTTVDFLATVDSYPKPDDKIRSTSLKVQGGGNAGNALTCAARLGLTSRLISKVANDSQGKGILEELESDGVDTSFLVVSKEGNTPFTYVIVDKQTQTRTCIHTPGYPPMVPTDLPQSTMLSALDRASIAYFDVRLHETALVIAKEASRKKIPILVDAEKKRDGLDDLLQLADYVVCTAKFPQAWTEVSSIPCALVSMLLRLPKLKFVIVTLGEEGCLMIQRASTETSESKETDIESLVESLKQRSDSTATFPTCVSSERAKLKANGIGTLSGRLFLGTAEKIPPEELVDTTGAGDAFIGAVLYALCAGMPPEKMLPFATQVAACNCRALGARTGLPHRTDPRLVPFLV; this is translated from the exons ATGATGTGTTTCACTCATCTCACACCTCTTCCTCTCTTCTCCGCCGTCTCTCTTCCGTCCTCCCGTCGTCACTTCACGAG TTTCAGGACTAGAATGTCTTCTTCCTCCATAGATtccgctcctcctcctcctcctccgccgggTAACGGCATTGTC CTTGGTTGTGGCGGAACCACTGTGGATTTCCTGGCGACGGTGGATTCTTATCCTAAACCCGATGACAAGATCCGAAGCACTAGCCTCAAG GTACAAGGAGGGGGGAATGCTGGAAACGCATTGACTTGTGCAGCTCGTTTGGGGTTGACTTCTAGGCTTATTAGTAAG GTAGCTAATGACTCTCAAGGAAAAGGTATATTGGAGGAGCTTGAATCCGATGGTGTTGATACTTCCTTTCTTGTG GTCTCTAAGGAGGGCAATACTCCGTTTACCTACGTCATAGTTGATAAACAAAC GCAAACGCGTACTTGTATTCATACGCCTGGATATCCACCCATGGTACCTACTGATCTTCCTCAGTCGACCATGTTATCTGCTCTAGACAGAGCAAGCATCGCATACTTTGATGTACGATTACACGAAACGGCGTTGGTGATTGCGAAAGAG GCAAGTCGGAAGAAGATACCTATTTTAGTTGATGCAGAGAAGAAAAGAGATGGATTAGACGATCTCTTGCAACTCGCCGATTACGTTGTCTGCACAGCAAAATTCCCTCAG GCATGGACAGAAGTGTCTTCAATTCCATGTGCGCTTGTGTCCATGCTGTTGAGATTGCCGAAACTGAAGTTTGTGATCGTAACCTTAGGTGAAGAAGGATGCTTAATGATTCAGAGAGCTTCAACAG AAACATCAGAATCCAAAGAGACAGACATTGAGAGTTTGGTGGAGTCGCTGAAGCAAAGATCAGACTCGACCGCAACGTTTCCAACATGCGTTTCATCG GAGAGAGCTAAGCTAAAGGCCAACGGGATAGGAACACTGAGCGGAAGATTGTTTCTCGGAACAGCAGAGAAAATTCCTCCAGAAGAGCTTGTTGACACCACCGGTGCAGGCGACGCATTCATAGGAGCAGTTCTTTATG CCTTATGCGCCGGCATGCCCCCAGAGAAAATGCTACCATTCGCTACTCAAGTG GCTGCTTGCAACTGCCGAGCTTTGGGAGCTCGCACCGGTCTTCCTCACCGTACTGATCCGCGACTTGTACCCTTTCTGGTTTGA
- the LOC106355970 gene encoding uncharacterized protein LOC106355970 yields MNGIIYLSSDEEDDKIVDHTDVFDDEKPNHTGQRKPVSSDVMAEEEDDDCVVLDGDPYKTKETISNTCVTDDDILVLGQNGEVACRDFPHPRHACAKYPFKSTSHDKYCDMCHCYVCDIRAPCPHWCIGIPAYDHCHANDKDQIWKNQRECVRTGTGNLLRPQSMQQNTWYSSVNQFGPSTMVASRPNTYISPGYRPEQPRTFPQNLQPRAPQLYQNQYGWFNNGNPIPQAFSSKSQPWTQKPSVGATPVEVAQGLPYNRYVTPPTALQGNSQQTFGGYVSTLTSSNTNGYARKCSWPNAVPCGTPNPPANQQQQQQQSRSVNKALSEIEDWLMDIGQY; encoded by the exons ATGAATGGTATCATTTATCTTAGTTCAGACGAGGAGGATGATAAAATAGTCGACCACACTGATGTGTTTGACGACGAGAAACCGAACCATACTGGTCAACGGAAACCAGTTTCCTCCGATGTAATGGCGGAGGAAGAGGATGACGATTGTGTAGTCTTGGATGGTGATCCTTACAAGACGAAGGAGACTATATCTAACACTTGTGTAACAGATGATGATATCCTTGTACTAGGGCAGAATGGCGAG gtaGCATGTAGAGACTTCCCACATCCACGACATGCCTGCGCTAAGTACCCTTTCAAGTCCACATCACACGACAAGTACTGTGACATG TGTCATTGTTATGTTTGTGACATACGTGCTCCATGTCCTCACTGGTGCATAGGTATCCCCGCCTATGATCACTGCCATGCCAATGATAAAGATCAGATATGGAAAAATCAACGTGAATGCGTCAGGACTGGAACTGGAAATTTACTTCGGCCTCAATCTATGCAACAAAACACTTGGTATTCCTCTGTAAACCAGTTTGGACCATCCACTATGGTTGCGTCTCGCCCAAACACGTACATAAGTCCTGGTTACAGACCCGAGCAACCAAGGACCTTTCCGCAAAATCTACAACCTCGTGCTCCTCAGTTATACCAAAACCAATATGGTTGGTTTAATAATGGTAACCCAATCCCCCAAGCATTCTCTTCCAAATCGCAACCATGGACTCAAAAGCCAAGTGTAGGCGCTACTCCTGTGGAAGTTGCTCAAGGCTTGCCGTATAACCGTTATGTTACTCCTCCCACGGCTTTACAAGGCAATTCACAGCAGACTTTTGGTGGTTATGTCTCAACGCTAACATCATCTAACACCAATGGTTACGCTAGAAAATGTAGCTGGCCAAATGCAGTTCCGTGTGGAACTCCTAATCCTCCGGCGAatcagcagcaacaacaacaacaaagtaGAAGTGTCAACAAAGCGCTGTCGGAGATTGAAGACTGGCTCATGGACATTGGACAGTATTGA
- the LOC106402138 gene encoding uncharacterized protein LOC106402138 yields the protein MTDQNPRIIVEKNPSQDRLDELMFKSWPKWGCSPGKYHLKYEAEEICYIVKGKVKVYPKSSSSSTAASSSSLDAQVDWYVEFGAGDIVTFPKGLSCTWDVSLSVDKHYIFRHN from the exons ATGACAGATCAGAATCCAAGAATCATCGTCGAGAAAAACCCATCTCAAGATCGTCTTGACGAACTGATGTTCAAGTCATGGCCCAA GTGGGGATGTTCACCAGGGAAGTACCATTTGAAATATGAAGCAGAAGAGATATGTTACATTGTGAAGGGTAAAGTTAAGGTTTACCctaaatcatcatcatcatcaacagcaGCATCATCGTCATCATTGGATGCACAAGTAGATTGGTATGTAGAGTTTGGAGCAGGTGATATCGTCACTTTTCCCAAGGGACTTTCTTGTACTTGGGATGTATCTCTCTCCGTTGACAAACATTACATATTCCGCCACAATTAG
- the LOC106372552 gene encoding ammonium transporter 1 member 4, with amino-acid sequence MSSTLSCSASDLIPLLSGGANATAAAAAAEFICGRFETISGKFTDASYAIDNTYLLFSAYLVFAMQLGFAMLCAGSVRAKNTMNIMLTNVIDAAAGGLFYYLFGFAFAFGSPSNGFIGKHFFAMSGFPKASFDYPYFLYQWTFAIAAAGITSGSIAERTQFVAYLIYSSFLTGLVYPIVSHWFWSSDGWASPARADNLLFQSGVIDFAGSGVVHMVGGIAGLWGALIEGPRIGRFENRGKPVTLRGHSATLVVLGTFLLWFGWYGFNPGSFAIINKSYGTSPGSSFYGQWSAVGRTAVTTTLAGCTAALTTLFGKRLIDGYWNVTDVCNGLLGGFAAITGGCSVVEPWAAVICGFVAAWVLMGFNKLADKLRYDDPLEAAQLHGGCGAWGIIFTGLFADKTYVSEVFGGDPNRPYGLLMGGGWRLLAAHVVQIVVITGWVSVTMGTLFFVLHKLELLRIPSEDEVAGMDPTSHGGLAYMYTEEEIRNGIMVREMGRENENV; translated from the coding sequence ATGTCGTCGACTCTCTCTTGCTCCGCCTCTGATCTCATCCCCTTACTATCAGGCGGCGCCAACGCCACCGCCGCAGCCGCCGCGGCAGAATTCATCTGCGGGAGATTCGAAACGATCTCCGGCAAATTCACCGACGCGTCTTACGCGATAGACAACACTTACCTCCTCTTCTCCGCGTACCTCGTCTTCGCGATGCAGCTCGGCTTCGCCATGCTCTGCGCCGGCTCCGTCAGAGCCAAGAACACGATGAACATTATGCTCACGAACGTCATCGACGCCGCCGCCGGAGGCCTCTTCTACTACCTCTTCGGCTTCGCCTTCGCCTTCGGCTCTCCGTCCAACGGCTTCATCGGAAAACACTTCTTCGCCATGAGCGGCTTCCCGAAGGCGTCGTTTGATTATCCTTACTTTCTTTATCAGTGGACGTTCGCCATCGCCGCCGCGGGGATCACCAGCGGGTCCATCGCCGAGAGGACGCAGTTCGTTGCTTATTTGATTTATTCGTCTTTCTTAACCGGGTTGGTTTACCCGATTGTATCTCATTGGTTCTGGTCTAGCGACGGTTGGGCGTCTCCCGCTAGAGCTGATAACCTTCTGTTTCAATCAGGGGTGATTGATTTCGCTGGATCCGGCGTCGTTCATATGGTTGGAGGGATAGCCGGTTTGTGGGGAGCGTTAATCGAAGGACCGAGAATCGGCCGGTTTGAGAATAGAGGTAAACCGGTTACGTTGCGTGGTCATAGCGCGACGTTGGTTGTGCTTGGTACGTTTTTACTCTGGTTCGGTTGGTACGGGTTTAACCCCGGTTCGTTTGCGATCATTAACAAATCTTACGGGACGTCTCCGGGAAGTTCGTTTTACGGACAGTGGAGCGCGGTCGGGAGAACAGCTGTTACAACTACTTTAGCTGGATGCACGGCGGCGTTGACGACTTTATTCGGGAAGAGATTAATAGATGGTTATTGGAACGTGACAGATGTATGTAACGGTTTGCTAGGCGGGTTTGCCGCGATAACCGGTGGCTGCTCGGTTGTTGAACCGTGGGCGGCGGTTATCTGCGGGTTTGTAGCTGCATGGGTGCTAATGGGATTCAATAAGTTAGCTGATAAGTTGAGATACGACGATCCGTTGGAAGCGGCTCAGCTTCACGGTGGTTGCGGCGCGTGGGGGATTATATTCACCGGTTTGTTTGCGGATAAAACGTATGTTTCGGAGGTCTTTGGAGGTGATCCGAACAGGCCTTACGGGCTATTGATGGGAGGAGGTTGGAGGTTGCTTGCGGCGCACGTAGTGCAGATTGTGGTGATTACGGGGTGGGTTAGTGTAACGATGGGGACTCTGTTTTTCGTGTTGCATAAGCTGGAGCTGTTGAGGATACCGTCGGAGGATGAGGTCGCCGGGATGGATCCGACGAGTCATGGTGGGTTGGCTTATATGTACACTGAAGAAGAGATCAGGAATGGGATTATGGTTAGGGAGATGGGTCGTGAAAATGAGAATGTGTAA
- the LOC106401881 gene encoding tyrosine decarboxylase 2, producing the protein MEYGNSTENGIGKSNGIGNGHGIGNGYVNGHGICNGHGNGHGIGNGHGNDNCYVNCNGKVNGEKVKKMKPMDSEMLREQGHIMVDFIADYYKNLEDSPQDFPVLSQVQPGYLRDILPDSAPDHPEPLKELLHDVSKKIIPGLTHWQSPSYFAYYASSTSVAGFLGEMLNAGLSVVGFTWLTSPAATELEVIVLDWLAKLLQLPDHFLSTGSGGGVIQGTGCEAVLVVVLAARDRIMKKAGKNSLSQLVVYASDQTHSSFRKACLIGGIHEENIRLLKTDSSTNYGMPPKSLEEAISSDLAKGFIPFFICATVGTTSSAAVDPLVPLGKIAKSYGIWMHVDAAYAGNACICPEFRKHIDGVENADSFNINAHKWLFANQTCSPLWVKDRYSLIDALKTNPEYLEYKVSKRDEVVNYKDWQISLSRRFRSLKLWMVLRLYGAENLRNFIRDHVNLAKHFEDYVAQDAHFEVVTTRYFSLVCFRLAPVDGDEDKCNERNRELLATVNSTGKIFISHTALSGKFILRFAVGAPLTEEKHVTEAWRIIQKHATEFIHNKKK; encoded by the exons AT GGAATACGGCAACAGTACAGAGAACGGCATTGGCAAAAGTAACGGCATCGGCAACGGCCATGGCATCGGTAATGGGTATGTAAACGGCCATGGCATCTGTAATGGGCATGGCAACGGCCATGGTATTGGTAATGGGCATGGCAACGACAACTGCTACGTTAATTGTAACGGAAAAGTTAACGGAGAAAAGGTGAAAAAAATGAAACCGATGGATAGTGAGATGCTGAGAGAGCAAGGCCACATAATGGTTGATTTTATTGCTGATTATTACAAAAACCTTGAAGACTCCCCTCAGGATTTCCCTGTTCTTTCTCAAGTTCAG CCTGGTTATCTCCGGGACATATTGCCTGATTCAGCACCTGACCACCCTGAACCGTTGAAAGAACTTCTACACG ACGTTTCAAAGAAGATAATTCCGGGTCTAACTCATTGGCAGAGCCCGAGTTACTTTGCATACTATGCGTCAAGCACGAGTGTGGCCGGATTCTTGGGAGAGATGCTAAACGCCGGCCTGAGCGTCGTCGGTTTTACCTGGCTCACTTCTCCTGCCGCCACTGAGCTCGAAGTCATAGTTCTCGATTGGCTTGCCAAATTGCTCCAACTTCCCGACCATTTTCTCTCTACAG GGAGTGGAGGAGGAGTGATCCAAGGGACAGGATGTGAAGCAGTGCTTGTGGTGGTATTAGCTGCCAGAGACAGGATCATGAAAAAAGCTGGCAAAAATTCACTCTCTCAACTTGTTGTATATGCATCCGACCAAACTCATTCTAGTTTTCGAAAGGCTTGTCTG ATCGGTGGAATACATGAAGAAAACATTAGGTTGCTCAAAACAGATTCTTCCACAAATTATGGAATGCCTCCAAAATCACTTGAAGAAGCTATTTCTAGTGATCTCGCTAAAGGATTTATCCCTTTCTTCATTTGTGCTACA GTTGGCACAACATCTTCAGCTGCAGTTGATCCGTTGGTCCCATTAGGAAAAATTGCAaag AGCTACGGGATATGGATGCACGTGGATGCAGCTTATGCTGGGAATGCATGCATATGCCCAGAATTTCGAAAACATATTGACGGAGTTGAAAACGCAGACTCCTTTAACATCAATGCTCATAAATGGTTATTTGCTAATCAAACTTGTTCACCACTTTGGGTTAAG GATCGGTACTCTCTCATTGATGCTCTCAAAACAAATCCTGAGTATCTTGAATACAAG GTTTCTAAGCGGGATGAGGTCGTAAATTATAAAGATTGGCAAATTTCTCTTTCTCGGAGATTCAG ATCACTAAAGTTATGGATGGTCTTAAGGCTCTATGGTGCCGAGAACTTGAGAAACTTTATAAGAGACCATGTCAATCTCGCCAAGCATTTTGAAGATTATGTAGCTCAAGATGCTCATTTCGAG GTCGTCACTACTCGGTATTTTTCACTCGTTTGCTTTCGATTGGCCCCTGTTGATGGTGATGAAGACAAGTGTAACGAACGAAACCGTGAATTGCTTGCGACCGTTAACTCCACTGGCAAGATCTTCATCTCTCACACG GCTCTGTCAGGAAAGTTCATTTTACGATTTGCCGTTGGTGCACCGTTGACAGAGGAGAAGCATGTGACTGAAGCGTGGCGGATTATACAGAAGCATGCCACCGAATTTatccacaacaaaaaaaaatga
- the LOC106401972 gene encoding myosin-14 has translation MACTTVSVGSSVWVEDPEVAWIDGEVVEVKGNDIKVKCSSGKTVGVQVSDAYPKDVEAPASGVDDMTRLAYLHEPGVLENMKSRFDINEIYTYTGNILIAVNPFRRLPHLYTSHMMQQYKGAALGELSPHPFAVADAAYRQMINQGISQSILVSGESGAGKTETTKLLMQYLADMGGRAVSEGRSVEKKVLESNPVLEAFGNAKTVRNNNSSRFGKFVEIQFDERGRISGAAIRTYLLERSRVCQVSDPERNYHCFYMLCAAPPEDIKKWKLADPRTFHYLNQSQCIDLERMDDSKEYHETRKAMDVVGINSEEQEAIFRVVAAILHLGNIEFGKGKEADSSAPKDDKSNYHLKTAAELFMCDEQALEDSLCKRVIVTRDESITKWLDPETAALSRDALAKTVYSRLFDWIVNKINDSIGQDPDSKYLIGVLDIYGFESFKTNSFEQFCINLTNEKLQQHFNQHVFKMEQDEYNKEEIDWSYIEFVDNKDILELIEKKPGGIIALLDEACMFPRSTHETFAQKMYQTFKDHKHFSKPKLARTDFTICHYAGDVTYQTEQFLEKNKDYVVAEHQALLNASECTFVSCLFPLLAEDAKKKTKFSSIGSRFKQQLVTLLETLSTTEPHYIRCVKPNNLLKPLIFENQNVLQQLRCGGVMEAIRISCAGFPTRKQFEEFLERFSVLAPEVSDNSSDDVAACKKLLEKVGLEGYQIGKTKVFLRAGQMADLDARRNEVLGRAATSIQRKFRSYLFRKNLMMLRKAAVNMQAVCRGQLSRHMFDGLRREAAVLEIQRDIRMHIARKSYKELYFAAVSIQSVVRGMASRDELRFQRQNKAAILIQSHCRKFLAQLHYQRLKKAAVTTQSAWRARLARKELRRLKTAAKETGALQAAKNKLEKQVEELTWRLQLEKRMRTDMEESKTQENAKLRSSLDEMQRQFKEAKALLIKEMEAAKKTAEIVPVLQEVPVVDTELVDKLTSENERLKTQVSSLDQKIVETEEKFEKTRKLSEERLKQAVEAETTIVNLKKAVHELQEKILDVESENQILRQKSLLHTSGQLPPTPAKNSQNGHFSSKESLINGAEIETPARTQESEAKARSLQKERQHENVGALINCVTKNIGFNQGKPVAAFTIYKCLLHWKSFEAEKTNVFDRLVQMIGSAIKDDDDNEHLAYWLSNTSTLLFMIQQSLKPGGATQQRKPPVSTSLFGRMAMGFRSAPSSAETSAAAAAAAAAVIRPVEAKDPALLFKQQLTAYVEKIFGMIRDNLKNELQALLSLCIQAPRTSTGRSLRSAKSLGKDSPLEHWKGIIDGLYALLNTLKENFVPPVLIQKIFTQTFSFINVQLFNSLLLRRECCTFSNGEYVKSGLTLLEEWCAETKEEYAGSSWDELKHIRQAVGFLVIHKKYRISYDDIALDLCPILSVQQLYRICTLYWDDSYNTRSVSQDVISSMRVLMIEDSNDADSSAFLLDEDSSIPFTTEDLSSSMQDKDFAEMKPAEELEENPAFSFLL, from the exons ATG GCTTGTACTACGGTTAGTGTTGGCTCTTCCGTTTGGGTGGAAGATCCAGAAGTGGCGTGGATAGACGGTGAAGTCGTTGAGGTCAAAGGCAATGATATCAAGGTCAAATGTTCCTCCGGGAAGACG GTGGGTGTTCAAGTATCAGATGCATACCCAAAAGATGTTGAAGCTCCAGCTTCTGGAGTGGATGATATGACAAGGCTAGCGTATTTACATGAACCAGGAGTCCTCGAGAATATGAAATCTAGATTTGATATCAACGAAATTTAT ACTTACACAGGGAATATTCTGATTGCTGTAAACCCTTTTAGAAGATTGCCGCATCTTTACACCAGCCATATGATGCAACAATATAAAGGTGCAGCCCTTGGAGAACTGAGCCCTCACCCGTTTGCAGTTGCGGATGCAGCTTACAG ACAAATGATAAATCAGGGCATTAGTCAATCAATACTGGTAAGTGGGGAAAGTGGAGCCGGGAAGACCGAGACGACTAAATTGCTCATGCAGTATCTAGCGGACATGGGAGGCCGAGCTGTTTCCGAAGGAAGGAGTGTCGAAAAGAAAGTTTTAGAG TCAAACCCTGTTCTAGAAGCATTTGGAAACGCAAAGACTGTTAGGAACAACAATTCGAG TCGATTTGGAAAATTTGTGGAGATTCAGTTCGATGAAAGGGGAAGGATATCGGGAGCTGCTATCAGGACTTATTTGTTAGAGAGATCGCGTGTTTGTCAGGTCTCGGATCCTGAGAGGAACTATCACTGTTTTTACATGCTCTGTGCTGCACCACCTGAG GacattaaaaaatggaaattggCGGATCCAAGAACATTTCATTACCTGAATCAGTCTCAGTGCATCGATCTGGAGAGAATGGATGATTCAAAGGAATATCATGAGACTAGAAAGGCAATGGATGTTGTTGGAATAAATTCAGAGGAGCAg GAAGCAATATTTCGAGTTGTGGCTGCTATTCTTCATCTAGGTAACATTGAATTTGGAAAAGGAAAAGAAGCAGACTCATCAGCCCCAAAAGATGATAAGTCCAACTACCATCTGAAGACTGCAGCTGAGCTCTTCAT GTGCGATGAGCAGGCACTGGAAGATTCTCTTTGTAAACGTGTGATTGTGACACGTGATGAAAGCATCACGAAATGGCTGGATCCAGAAACTGCGGCACTCAGCAGAGATGCATTAGCAAAAACTGTCTATTCAAGATTGTTTGATTG GATTGTGAACAAGATCAATGATTCAATTGGACAAGATCctgattcaaaatatttaattggaGTGCTGGATATATATGGATTTGAGAGTTTCAAGACAAACAG TTTTGAGCAATTTTGCATCAATTTGACGAATGAGAAACTTCAGCAACATTTTAATCAG CACGTCTTCAAAATGGAACAAGATGAATATAACAAAGAAGAAATTGATTGGAGTTACATTGAATTCGTAGATAATAAAGATATTTTGGAGCTTATTGAAAAG AAACCTGGTGGTATCATTGCTCTCCTGGATGAGGCTTG CATGTTCCCTAGATCAACACATGAAACATTTGCTCAAAAGATGTATCAAACGTTTAAAGATCACAAGCACTTTAGTAAGCCAAAATTAGCCCGCACGGATTTCACAATTTGCCACTACGCTGGTGAC GTCACTTATCAGACTGAACAGTTCCTGGAGAAGAACAAAGATTACGTTGTTGCCGAGCATCAGGCTCTGCTAAATGCTTCGGAGTGCACCTTTGTTTCATGTCTCTTTCCTCTTCTTGCAGAAGATGCTAAAAAAAAGACAAAGTTCTCTTCGATTGGTTCACGATTTAAG CAACAATTGGTGACATTGCTTGAAACGCTGAGTACCACTGAGCCTCACTATATTCGATGCGTGAAACCCAATAATCTTCTGAAGCCTTTGATCTTTGAGAACCAAAATGTTTTGCAACAGCTCCGGTGTGGG GGTGTTATGGAGGCAATCAGGATTAGCTGTGCTGGGTTTCCTACTCGAAAACAATTTGAAGAATTCCTAGAGAGATTTAGTGTCCTTGCTCCTGAAGTTTCGGATAACAG TTCTGATGATGTAGCCGCCTGCAAAAAACTTCTTGAAAAAGTTGGACTTGAAGGATACCAG ATTGGTAAGACGAAAGTTTTCCTGAGGGCTGGACAGATGGCTGACTTAGATGCTCGGAGGAATGAAGTCTTAGGCAGAGCAGCCACCAGCATCCAGCGGAAATTCCGCTCCTACTTGTTCCGCAAGAATTTAATGATGCTCCGCAAGGCTGCAGTAAATATGCAGGCTGTGTGCAGAG GTCAACTTTCTCGACATATGTTTGATGGATTGCGCAGAGAAGCTGCTGTTTTGGAGATTCAGAGAGACATACGGATGCACATTGCCAGAAAATCTTACAAGGAATTATACTTTGCTGCTGTTTCCATTCAATCAGTAGTACGTGGCATGGCTTCACGTGACGAGCTAAGGTTCCAAAGGCAGAACAAAGCGGCAATTTTAATTCAG AGCCATTGCCGCAAATTCCTGGCCCAGTTGCACTACCAGAGGCTAAAGAAAGCAGCAGTTACAACACAAAGTGCATGGAGAGCAAGGTTAGCCCGTAAAGAACTGCGGAGGCTTAAGACG GCTGCAAAGGAAACGGGAGCTCTTCAAGCTGCCAAGAATAAGCTTGAGAAACAAGTGGAAGAGCTCACCTGGAGACTGCAGCTAGAGAAACGCATGAGG ACGGACATGGAAGAAAGTAAAACACAAGAAAATGCAAAACTGCGATCATCATTGGATGAAATGCAACGTCAGTTCAAGGAAGCCAAAGCCTTGCTCATAAAGGAAATGGAAGCTGCTAAAAAGACGGCAGAAATTGTTCCTGTGTTGCAGGAGGTTCCTGTAGTTGACACAGAGCTGGTGGACAAGTTAACTAGTGAAAACGAAAGGCTCAAG ACACAGGTAAGTTCATTAGACCAGAAGATTGTTGAAACAGAGGAAAAATTCGAGAAGACGAGAAAACTAAGTGAGGAGAGGCTCAAGCAGGCTGTAGAGGCTGAAACTACAATTGTCAATTTGAAAAAAGCTGTGCACGA ACTTCAAGAAAAAATATTGGATGTGGAATCTGAAAACCAAATATTGAGGCAAAAATCCCTCTTACACACATCAGGACAACTCCCTCCGACTCCAGCTAAG AATTCACAAAATGGTCACTTTTCTAGTAAAGAAAGTCTGATCAAT GGGGCTGAGATTGAAACACCAGCAAGAACCCAAGAATCTGAGGCAAAGGCTCGGAGTTTGCAAAAGGAACGTCAACAT GAGAATGTTGGTGCTCTTATCAACTGCGTAACGAAGAACATTGGATTCAACCAAGGGAAGCCTGTAGCGGCATTTACTATATACAAATGCCTCCTTCATTGGAAATCCTTTGAAGCTGAAAAAACCAACGTGTTTGATCGTCTTGTTCAAATGATTGGTTCTGCTATCAAG GATGATGATGACAACGAGCATTTGGCTTATTGGCTGTCCAACACTTCAACATTGTTGTTCATGATCCAACAAAGTCTGAAACCTGGTGGTGCCACTCAACAGCGAAAACCACCTGTTTCGACTTCCTTGTTTGGAAGAATGGCGATG GGTTTCCGTTCAGCGCCTTCCTCTGCCGAGACTtctgcagcagcagcagctgcAGCGGCTGCAGTGATTCGCCCTGTTGAGGCCAAGGATCCAGCTTTGCTTTTCAAACAGCAGCTTACAGCTTACGTAGAAAAGATATTTGGAATGATTCGGGATAACCTGAAAAACGAGTTGCAAGCTTTGCTTTCCCTTTGCATCCAG GCACCACGAACATCAACGGGACGGTCGCTACGATCTGCAAAGTCATTGGGAAAGGATTCTCCTTTAGAGCACTGGAAGGGAATTATTGACGGCTTATACGCACTTCTAAACACACTGAAAGAGAACTTT GTTCCTCCGGTTCTTATCCAAAAGATATTTACTCAGACATTCTCATTCATAAATGTCCAGTTATTTAACAG CCTTCTTTTGCGACGAGAATGTTGTACATTTAGCAACGGAGAGTATGTAAAATCTGGTTTAACATTGTTAGAGGAATGGTGCGccgaaacaaaagaagaa TATGCTGGCTCATCCTGGGATGAACTTAAACATATCAGGCAAGCTGTTGGATTTTTG GTAATCCATAAGAAGTACAGAATCTCGTACGATGACATCGCACTTGATTTATGCCCT ATCCTTAGCGTCCAGCAACTTTACAGAATATGTACGCTGTACTGGGATGACAGCTACAACACAAGAAGTGTATCCCAAGAT GTGATTTCAAGCATGAGGGTGCTTATGATAGAGGATTCCAACGACGCTGACAGCAGCGCCTTCTTGTTAGACGAAGATTCTAG CATTCCATTCACGACAGAGGATCTATCGAGCTCAATGCAAGATAAAGACTTCGCAGAGATGAAACCAGCTGAAGAGCTTGAAGAAAACCCAGCTTTCAGTTTCTTGCTATAA